The genomic region CTTCCCCTCCTGAAGGGCCCCGCAGCACAGACGATCCCATGTCCGAGCAAGATCAAGGCGGGGGCAGTCCGGGTCTGTGGCCTCACCGGCAGGCGGGAGCGCGGTCCTCGGCATCTTGGATCGCAGCTCGCGTTCTCGACGCCTGGACTGCGGTCAAGCGTCGAGAACGGCGAGCTGTTCGCTGATGCGCCCGGCTGCCTCGCGCACAGCGGTGGCAAGTGCCGGGACTCGTTCGTGGGGCACCCGGTACGACAACGCCGCAATACTCACTGCCGCGGTCACCTCTCCTCTGGCGTCCCGGATGGGGGCGGCGATGCCCATCACGTCCTCGTCGAGTTCGCCGCTGGAAATGGCGATGTTCTCGCTGCGGATCGTCTGAAGCCGTCGGCGCAGCGTGGCCGGGTCCGTCACGGTGGCGCCGGTGAATCGCGGAAGGCCGCCGTTCTGCGTGAGCACCCGTTCCACCTCCTCATCCGGCGCCCAAGCCAGAAGCACGAGGGCGGCGGCACCGGCGTTGACAGGCAGGACGTGGCCGCGCTCGTAGGACAGGCGCACAGGTTGGTCGGCCTCCTCCCGTTCCAGACAGACCACCACCGTGCCCGAACGACGGGTGAGCAGCACGGTCTCCGATGCTTCGGCGGCCAGCTCGCGCATGACAGGCCGCGCCACCTCGGACAGGCCGAGCCCCTTGCGGGCCAGTCGGGCCAGCTCGAACACGCGCGGCCCGAGCCGATATCCGGTGGGCTGCTGCTCCTCAATGAAGCCGGAGCCGACCAGGCTCTGCAGATAGCGGTAGGCAGTCGACCGTGCCACACCGAGCCGGGTGGCGACCTCCTGTCCGCTGATGACCAAGCGGTTGTCGTCGAAGAGGAGCAGGATGTCCAGTGCCCGGTCGGCGGTGGAGTTGCGTTCGCGATACGAGGTGGTCGATCCGCCGGTGGCCTCTTCGCTTTTCTGCTCTACTCGAGCCTTACGTCCCGTCATGCAGGACATTGTATGCGGAGAGTAGTTCGAATCATTAATCTGCTGGCGAAACACGGCACGGGGTGACGAGGGCCCCCACTCGTTGCTACGCAGGCGCCAGCGGGTGGGAAACCACGAAACTTCAGCGCTTCTTGCGAAGACTGTCCCGGCGTTCACGCCGGGGAGGGAATCGCATCCGGACGTCGCGAGGTCCGCCTCATGCACCCCGCGCACACCCCATGGACTGCGCATCATGCGGAGCGAGAATCAGGCACACACTTCCTCTGTCTGAACGCACCTGCACCTGCACCACATGTGGAGCCGCACCCCCGAGTTCCTTTCCGTCGCGGCGCAGGCACTGGCGGATCTCGATGATTTGATCGAACCGCGCAGCGCACTTCCCGACTTCGTGCGCAGCGGATCCCTGAAGGCGAAGCGTCGTAGTGACGCCCCTGCGACCGGGCCGGGCATTCTGGACCCTGAGGCGCCCCCGCTCCCGCAGCGAACGAGGCGCGGCGTCAACAGATCGACCCGCGACGTGTCACGGCTGACAGCCGGGGCCTACAAACCAGCGAGGCCGGACCAGGCGAGGTCGGTACGGGCAGGAGGCCGACCACCGAGCTGCCCACCGGCGCTCACCGCGTTGCGAGGAGTGGTCAGGACAACAGTCCAAAGCCGACTCAGCCGGCGAGGCGGAGCAGAACGCGGCGGCTCTCAAGACCCGGACGGGAGACCGGGAGTGTGCTGCGCAGACCGCACTGGAGACGGGCTGCCCGAGTGCCGCCCACAGGGGGCAGCACGGCCGGCCGCACAGCGCGTCCAACCCCGTTCTTCGTTGACCGCCGATGACTCACGACCGTAAGATGATTCGAAATATAGGATGCATGTCCTGTAAAGCGAGACATGAGGAGTGTCATGGCGATCACCGGACTCGGGCACACCGGGTTGTGGGTCTACGACCTGCCGAAGATGCGGGACTTCTACGGGCGCCTCCTGGGGCTGACGGTGACCGATGAGGACGAGGAACTCCAGATCGTCTTCTTCAGTGCGCGACCCGACGAGGAGCATCACGAGTTCGTGCTCCAGACGGGGCGTACAGCGGCTGTGGGCGACAAGCAGCAGCACCAGATCTCTTGGCGAGTGGAGTCACTGGAGGATTTGCGGGCCTTCCACAAGCGATTCGCAGAAGAAGGCGTGAAGGTCCAACAGGAGGTGACACATGGCAACGCCCTCGGCATCTACTTTTTCGACCCTGAAGGCAACCGCAACGAGGTCTACCTGCGCGTAGAGAAGGACGTGCGCCAACCCTTCCGCAAAACAATCGACTTCGGCATGGCGCCGGAGGAGATCTACGCCGAGGTCGAGCGACTGCTCGCCGACGGCGGCACGGCGTATCAGCCCGTGGAATAGGGCGAGGGAGTCGCCGAAGGCTGCGCTTCCTCCCACACGACATACTGCCTCAGCGGATGGCGTCCCGCGTGGTGGTGTAGGCGATCAAGGTGTGGGAGTGCGCAGGCGTCTGCCCTCGGCGTCCACCTGCACCGGATGGTCCGTGAGCAGGAAGGACGCACCGCCGAGCCCACCGCCTGCGTCATCGACGCCCAAAGCGTCAAGACCGCCCCCAGCGTCCCCACCGACACCCAGGGAACCGACGACGGCAAGAAGATCGTGGGCCGCAAACGCAGCATCGTCGTCGACACCTCGGCCTATTACTCCTGGTCATGATGACTGCCGCCAGCATCTCCGACAATGAGGCCGGCAAACAGCTCCTCACCCAGATCGCCGCCGACCACCCCACGATCACCAAGGTCTGGGTCGACACCGGCTACAAGACCCAGGCCATCGAACACGGCGCCACTCTCGGCATCGACGTCGACGTCGTCCCGAGGAACACCCAGGTCAAGGGGTTCTCAGTGGTCCCGAGGCGGTGGGTCGTGGAACGAAGTTTCGGTTGGATCATGATGCACCGCCGACTCGCCTGCGACTACGAGGCCAAACCCGCCCACTCGGAGAGCATGATCCGACTCGCGATGATCTCGAACCTCGCAAAACGAGCAACCGGCGAAACACCCATAACTTGGCATAACCCATGAACTATCACTCAATCAATCGGGACGTCCCCTGAGTGGTCCGATTCGTCACCCAAGCCTGCACCACCGCTGCTCGGGCCGTCGACACCTCCTGCCGGACAACCTGGCCACGGCACTTCGGGGCCTCCGCCGCCACCCGTGCAGCCACAAGCACCCAACCATCTGCCACCCCAAGACCAATGCACACCCAGCACACAACGTCGCAGGAACTCCCGGGAACACCCCAGGTCAACGGGGAACATCCCATCGACTGCAAAACGGCCCTGCCCCGGATAAAATCCCAGGTCAGGGCCGTAAAAGCAGACGAGTCGGGCTGTACGCCGGGATCAGTCCGACTCCGGCTCCAGCCGCAGCGAAATACTGTTGATGCAGTACCTCTGATCCGTCGGCGTCGGATACCCCTCGCCCTCAAACACGTGCCCCAGGTGCGACCCGCACCGCGCGCACCGCACCTCGGTCCGCACCATCCCGTGCGACGTATCGGACACAAGTTCTACCGCGTCTGAGTTGCGTGCATCAAAGAAGCTCGGCCAGCCGCAGTGCGACTCGAACTTCTCCGTGGAGGTGAAGAGTTCGGCGCCGCAGGCGCGGCAGGAGTACACGCCCTTCGTCTTGGTGTCGGTGTACTCGCCGGTGAACGCCGGCTCCGTGCCTGCCTGGCGCAGGACCGCGTATTCCGCCGGGTTCAGCTCCGCGCGCCACTGCTCGTCCGGCTTTTCGATGTCGTACGACATGAAGCTCAACCCCTCACAACAAGTACGGCTAGTTCGACAGGCGGGTCAGGATCTCGGGTCCGAGGTCCGTCACGTCACCCGCGCCCATGGTGAGAACGAGATCACCCGGCTTCGCCATTCCCGCCACCACCGCGGGCACCTCCGCCTTGTCGTGCACCGGCGTCACGTCCGCGCCCGCCGCCCGGGCCGCCTCGATGATCAGCTCGCTCGTCACGCCCGGGATCGGGTCCTCGCGGGCCGGGTAGATGTCCAGCACGACCGAGGCGTCCGCCAGGGACAGGGACTCGCCCATCTCCTTGCCCAGCTCCTGGGTGCGGGAGAACAGGTGTGGCTGGAAGACGACCAGGATGCGGGCGTCACCGGCGGCCGCCCGCATCGCCTCCAGGTCGGCGGACATCTCCGTCGGGTGGTGCGCGTACGAGTCGATGACCTGCACGCCCGCCGCCTCGCCCTTCAGCTGGAGCCGCCGCTTCACGCCCGTGTACGAGGCGATGGCCGGGGCCAGCTCCGCCGCCGGGATGCCCAGCGCCGCGCCCGCCGCCAGCGCCGCCACCGCGTTGTGCGCGTAGTGACGGCCGGGGACCGAGACCGTGAAGGTGAGCGGCGAGCCGTCCAGCTCGACGGTCACCTCGCTCTTCAGGCCCTGGGCGACCACGGACAGCACACGTACGTCCGCGTCCTCGGACTCGCCGTACGTCACCACCCGGACGCCGTCCGGCAGCCGCCGGGTCAGTTCGCGCGCGCCCTCCTGGTCCGCGGTGATCACCAGGGTGCCGCCCGGCACGATCCTGCCCGCGAACGTCTCGAAGGACTCGTAGATCTCGTCCATCGAGGCGTAGTTGGCGTGGTGGTCCAGCTCCACGTTCAGCACGATCGCCACCTCGGGCGCGTACTTGTGGAAGCTGCGGTCCGACTCGTCGGCCTCGGCGACGAAGATCTCGCCCTCGCCGTGCAGGGCGTTGGAACCGGGGGCGTCGAGGTCGCCGCCGATCGCGTACGACGGGTTCAGGCCCAGGGTCGACAGGGAGACGGCCAGCATCGACGTCGTGGTCGTCTTGCCGTGGGTGCCCGCGACCGCGATCGGCCGCAGGCCGTCCATCAGGCGGGCGAGGGCGTCCGAGCGGTGGACGACCGGGATGCCCAGCTCGGCCGCGCGGGCCAGCTCCGGGTTGTCGGCGCGGATCGCGGACGACACGACCACGCAGGTCGCGTCGTCGTCGAGATGCCCGGCCGCGTGGCCGATGTGCACCGTCGCCCCCAGCGCGCGCAGGGCCTCGGCGGTCGCGGACTCCTTCGCGTCACTGCCCGCGACCTCGGCCCCGCGCTGCGCGAGGATCTTCGCGATCCCCGACATCCCGGCACCGCCGATGCCGATGAAGTGCGGTCGGTCCATGGCGGTGGGAAGACCGGGTGCCATAGGTGTTTCTCCCAGGATTCGGGTACGACGATGAGCGCGCCCAGCTTATTCGGTACGGCGACAGCGGCCCCGCAAGGGCTGCGGAGACGGCGCCCTACAGGGGCGCGGGGAACTGCGCGACCAGCCCCCACGCACCCGCAGCCGAAACTCAGACCCCCGCAGCCGCAGCCCCACCACTCACGACTTACTGTGCGAGAACAGCTTCAACACCGGCACCCCCACCTTGTGCCGAGCCCGCGAGGCCCAGTCCCGGTGGAAGAACTCCTCCACGTAATGAGGGTCGGTCAGCACGATGACCTCATCCGCATCGATCTCGTCGACCAGCCCCTTCAGCGCATCCAGCGGATGATCCTCGATCAGCCGCCCCTCCGCCTCGCTGCCCGCCGCCCGCAGTGCCACCAGCGACACCTCCAGGGCCTTCTGTCCCTGGTCGACGGCCGCCACGCCCTCGGGCGTCTCACGCTCGCGGGTCGCCTCGTCCAGCTCGCCGAGCGCCACGTCGTCAATGGCCCGCAGCAACCGGTCCGCCTGGTCGCCCCGGGGCTGGAGCAGCACATGGAAGGCGACGCTCTCGTCACCGTGCAAGCTGGTGACGAACTCCACGTCCGCGGACGTCAGGGCCTTCTCGATCATCAGTACGCTTGTGAACACGACAGGCGCCCTTCTCATCCGTGGGCCGTCCGTAGGCCCCTGCGGAAACCATCCTGCCCCGAGACCACACGGGGTCTGCGAGATTTAGTGTGCCCAGCGGAAGCAAAACGGAACGGATGATTCCGCCTACTTGGTCAGGTCCGACGGTAGCGGCTGAAGAGGAACCCGGCTTCCTCCAGTAGAGACGTCAGCTCGAACCGCCTCGGCACCGCCACCGGGGGGCCGCCGGCGATGCGCTGGGCGTCGCCCGCGGTGAGCATCGGGGACAGGGTCAGACAGAGCTCGTCGAGAACCCCGGCCGCGACGAACTGGCCGAGCAGCCGGGGCCCGCCCTCGGTCAGGAGCCGGTACAGACCCCTGTCGGCGAGCTCACGTACGGCCCGGGCCGGGTCCACGCCCGTGCCGTCCCCGGCGATCACGACCTGTGCGCCCGCCTTCTCGGCGGTGGCGATCCGGTCGGGGGCGGCCCCGGCCCCGGTGAGCACGAGCGTGGGGACCAGCGGCGAGGTGAACAGCGGCAGCGAGTAGTCCAGGTCCAGGCTCGCGCTCACCACCGCGATCGCCGGGGCCGGGCCCTGCCCCGCCGCCTCCCTCAGCGCGGCGAAGTCCTCCCGCGCGCGTGCCGGGCGGTAACCCTCCTGGCGTACGGTTTCCGCACCGACCACCACGACGTCCGCGAGCCCCCGCAGCGTGCCGAAGATCCGCATGTCGGCGGCGCTGGAGATGGGCTGCGAACGCCCGTCGTGCGCGGCGGCGCCGTCGAGCGTGGACACCATGTTGGCTCGCAGCCAGGGCTGCCGCCGCGAGGCGCCCGACGGTCCCGAGCCGTCCGGCGGACCGGAGGCGCCCGACGGACCCGACGACCCCGACGACCCCGACGGATAGGCATACGCCTCCGCCAGTTCCTCCAGCCCCCACTCCCGGTCGACCCCGTCGACCCCCTCCGCACCGGCCCGGCCGGCCGTACCAGGGGCCTCATCCGAGGCCCGAGCTGCTGTCTCGTCAGTCACAGGGAACAGGCGTCGCATGTCGTGCAGTCTGGCACGAGCCGTACAGTAGGGAACCGTGTCAGCCTCCACCACCGCCTCCGGTCTCGGCTCCATAGCCGACGCGGCGCCGTCGTCCCTGTGCGCCCGCGAGCCGCACGTCCCCGCGGACCGGCTGGTCGCCGAGATGGTGCCGCCGCCGCGCTTCGACTCGGTCCGCTTCGCCACGTACATTCCGGACCCGAACCAGCCCAGCCAGACCGAGGCCGTCCGCGTCCTCGACGGCTTCGCGGCGGGTCTCGGCCGGGCACCGGCCACCGGTTCCGGAAAGAAAAAGGCGCGAAGCGCTTCCTTGGAAGGGCGGGGGCGGGAGACGGGCGGGCGCGGCTTCCTCGGCTTCGGGAAGAAGGCCGCGAAGGCCCCGGCCGGCTCCCGCGGTGTCTACCTCGACGGCGGCTACGGCGTCGGCAAGACACACCTCCTCGCCTCCCTCTGGCACGCGAACCCGGCCGAGCCCTCCCTCAAGGCCTTCGGCACGTTCGTGGAGCTGACGAACCTGGTCGGCGCCCTCGGTTTCCAGAAGACCGTGCAGACACTGAGCGGGCACCGGCTGCTCTGCATCGACGAGTTCGAGCTCGACGACCCCGGCGACACCGTCCTCGTGTCCAGCCTGCTGGGCAGGCTCGTCGAGGCGGGTGTGGCGCTCGCCGCGACCTCCAACACCCTGCCGGGCAAGCTCGGCGAGGGCCGGTTCGCCTCGGTCGACTTCCTGCGCGAGATCCAGGGCCTGTCGGCGCACTTCCGGTCACTGCGCATCGACGGCGAGGACTACCGCCACCGCGGGCTGCCCGACGCCCCGGCCCCGTACTCCGACGAGCAGGTCACGAAGGCCGCGTACGCGACGCCGGGGGCCTCGCTCGACGACTTCCCGCATCTGCTCGACCACCTGGCCCGGGTCCACCCCAGCCGGTACGGCGCGCTGACCGACGGGGTCACGGCGGTCTGCCTCACGGACATACAGCCCGTCCCGGACCAGTCGACCGCGCTGCGGCTCGTCGTCCTCGCCGACCGTCTGTACGACCGCGAGGTGCCGGTACTCGCCTCGGGGCGGCCCTTCGACCAACTGTTCAGCGAGGAAATGCTGAACGGCGGCTACCGCAAGAAGTACTTCCGCGCGATCTCACGGCTCACGGCGCTGGCACGGGACGCGAAGGACCTCGTAAAGGCGCAATGAACGGCTGAACGGCTGAACGGCCTCGTGAAGGAGTGAACCAGTCCCCCGTATCAAGGCCGTCGAATCAAGGCCGCCGAATCGGGGCCGTTTTTCGGTCTGTTTCCGGCCCGCATTCGATGCTCTTCAGCCCTCTTCAGGCTCTCTTCAGGGTGAAACGCTACGTTAACCCTGCAAACAAGTTCCCGCGTTAACGTACCTGTCAGCGTGAGAGCACCCGACCCGACGTCGGCCGAGAGGGGGCGCATGTCACGAGGTAAGACGACCCGGATCCTGTTCGCCCTGCTCTCCGTCGTCCTGCTCGCCCTGCCCCTCTCCACGCCCGCTTCGGCGTTCGCTTCCGCGCACGTGACCCATGTCATGGGCCCCAAGAGCGAGGCCGAGTTCGTCACTTGTGACGAGGCCCTGCACCCGGGCGGTCCGACGGGTCCCCTGCGGACCCGTGACCGGATCCGCGTCGCGGACCAGGTCTCCCAGTCACCCGCGCGTTCGTTGCTCTGCAAGGACCCCGCGACCTACGACGACGACCCGTCGCACGTCGCCGCTCCCGCGGCGCACCACCGTACGACGAGATCGTCAACAGCCCATTCCGCGGCGGCACTTCAAGTGTTCCGCTGCTGACCCGACCCCCCACCGGGCACGAAGCGACTCCGACCTGACCCGCCCTCACCACGCCACGTCCGCCGAGCGCGTCGACGTGGGGTCATGTCGCCGTACCCGCATGCGCTCCGTTTTTGTACGCCGACGCGCCCCCGGGCGCGCCAGGAGGAACAGACACATGCAGCCCCTCATCGATCACGCACGCTCCTTTCGCGCGCGGTCCGCGGACCGCGCGGAGGAGTTCGCCCGCCTCGCCGAAGGCCAGTCCCCGCAGGTCCTGTTCATCACCTGCTCCGACTCCCGGGTCGTCCCGGCCCTGATCACCGGAGCCCGGCCCGGTGAACTCTTCGAACTGCGCACGGCGGGCAACATCGTCCCCCCGCACACCTCCTCGCAGCCCACCAGCGAGGCGGCCACCATCGAGTACGCGGTGGAGGTGCTCGGGGTCGCGGACATCGTCGTCTGCGGCCACTCCCACTGCGGTGCCGTCGGCGCGCTGGTGCGCGGCGACGACCTGACGGCCGTTCCGGCCGTACGCGACTGGCTCGCGCACTCGACTCCCCGCCCCGAAGGCGCTGTTGAGGACCCGTCCGTCGCCGAGGCCGTGCGGAGCCACATACTCACCCAGCTCCTGCGACTGCGCTCCTACCCGTGCGTGGCACGGCGTCTGACGGATGGTCAACTGCGCCTGCACGGCTGGTTCTACGAGGTGCACACCGGCTCCGTCCTGGCGCACGACGTGCGCTCCGACTCCTTCGAGGAGCTGTGAGCGACGCGATGAACACTCCCACGAGCAACCACCCCACAAGCAAGCGCCCCGCAAACAACCGCCCCACAAACAACCGAATGAGCCCGGGCAACCGAATGAAGTTCCCCCGACTGCGGCAGGACTTCGCCGCCTCGCTCGTCGTCTTCCTCGTCGCTCTGCCGCTGTGCGTGGGCGTGGCGGTGGCGTCGGGCGTGCCCGCCGAACTCGGCCTGGTCACCGGCATCGTGGGCGGCCTCGTCACCGGACTGCTGCCCGGCAGCAGCCTTCAGGTCTCGGGTCCGGCCGCGGGTCTGACCGTGCTGGTCTTCGAGGCGGTACGCGAGTACGGACTGCCCGCGCTCGGTGTCATCGTGCTGGCCACGGGTCTGATCCAAGTCGCCATGGGCGCCCTGAAGTTGGGGCGCTACTTTCGGGCCATCTCGGTGGCCGTCGTCGAAGGCATGCTGGCCGGGATCGGGCTCGTCCTGATCTCGGGGCAGCTCTACTCCGTGGCGGGCACGGAGGCGCCCGCCTCGGGGCTGGGCAAGCTGGCCGGGCTGCCGGGTCTGGTCGCCGACTCCGCCGGGTCCACCGAGGCGCTGGCCTCGTTCG from Streptomyces sp. NBC_00878 harbors:
- a CDS encoding carbonic anhydrase, whose protein sequence is MQPLIDHARSFRARSADRAEEFARLAEGQSPQVLFITCSDSRVVPALITGARPGELFELRTAGNIVPPHTSSQPTSEAATIEYAVEVLGVADIVVCGHSHCGAVGALVRGDDLTAVPAVRDWLAHSTPRPEGAVEDPSVAEAVRSHILTQLLRLRSYPCVARRLTDGQLRLHGWFYEVHTGSVLAHDVRSDSFEEL
- a CDS encoding VOC family protein encodes the protein MAITGLGHTGLWVYDLPKMRDFYGRLLGLTVTDEDEELQIVFFSARPDEEHHEFVLQTGRTAAVGDKQQHQISWRVESLEDLRAFHKRFAEEGVKVQQEVTHGNALGIYFFDPEGNRNEVYLRVEKDVRQPFRKTIDFGMAPEEIYAEVERLLADGGTAYQPVE
- a CDS encoding pyrimidine reductase family protein is translated as MRRLFPVTDETAARASDEAPGTAGRAGAEGVDGVDREWGLEELAEAYAYPSGSSGSSGPSGASGPPDGSGPSGASRRQPWLRANMVSTLDGAAAHDGRSQPISSAADMRIFGTLRGLADVVVVGAETVRQEGYRPARAREDFAALREAAGQGPAPAIAVVSASLDLDYSLPLFTSPLVPTLVLTGAGAAPDRIATAEKAGAQVVIAGDGTGVDPARAVRELADRGLYRLLTEGGPRLLGQFVAAGVLDELCLTLSPMLTAGDAQRIAGGPPVAVPRRFELTSLLEEAGFLFSRYRRT
- a CDS encoding indole-3-glycerol phosphate synthase, with the protein product MFTSVLMIEKALTSADVEFVTSLHGDESVAFHVLLQPRGDQADRLLRAIDDVALGELDEATRERETPEGVAAVDQGQKALEVSLVALRAAGSEAEGRLIEDHPLDALKGLVDEIDADEVIVLTDPHYVEEFFHRDWASRARHKVGVPVLKLFSHSKS
- the msrB gene encoding peptide-methionine (R)-S-oxide reductase MsrB, with product MSYDIEKPDEQWRAELNPAEYAVLRQAGTEPAFTGEYTDTKTKGVYSCRACGAELFTSTEKFESHCGWPSFFDARNSDAVELVSDTSHGMVRTEVRCARCGSHLGHVFEGEGYPTPTDQRYCINSISLRLEPESD
- a CDS encoding IclR family transcriptional regulator, encoding MTGRKARVEQKSEEATGGSTTSYRERNSTADRALDILLLFDDNRLVISGQEVATRLGVARSTAYRYLQSLVGSGFIEEQQPTGYRLGPRVFELARLARKGLGLSEVARPVMRELAAEASETVLLTRRSGTVVVCLEREEADQPVRLSYERGHVLPVNAGAAALVLLAWAPDEEVERVLTQNGGLPRFTGATVTDPATLRRRLQTIRSENIAISSGELDEDVMGIAAPIRDARGEVTAAVSIAALSYRVPHERVPALATAVREAAGRISEQLAVLDA
- the zapE gene encoding cell division protein ZapE encodes the protein MSASTTASGLGSIADAAPSSLCAREPHVPADRLVAEMVPPPRFDSVRFATYIPDPNQPSQTEAVRVLDGFAAGLGRAPATGSGKKKARSASLEGRGRETGGRGFLGFGKKAAKAPAGSRGVYLDGGYGVGKTHLLASLWHANPAEPSLKAFGTFVELTNLVGALGFQKTVQTLSGHRLLCIDEFELDDPGDTVLVSSLLGRLVEAGVALAATSNTLPGKLGEGRFASVDFLREIQGLSAHFRSLRIDGEDYRHRGLPDAPAPYSDEQVTKAAYATPGASLDDFPHLLDHLARVHPSRYGALTDGVTAVCLTDIQPVPDQSTALRLVVLADRLYDREVPVLASGRPFDQLFSEEMLNGGYRKKYFRAISRLTALARDAKDLVKAQ
- the murC gene encoding UDP-N-acetylmuramate--L-alanine ligase, with translation MAPGLPTAMDRPHFIGIGGAGMSGIAKILAQRGAEVAGSDAKESATAEALRALGATVHIGHAAGHLDDDATCVVVSSAIRADNPELARAAELGIPVVHRSDALARLMDGLRPIAVAGTHGKTTTTSMLAVSLSTLGLNPSYAIGGDLDAPGSNALHGEGEIFVAEADESDRSFHKYAPEVAIVLNVELDHHANYASMDEIYESFETFAGRIVPGGTLVITADQEGARELTRRLPDGVRVVTYGESEDADVRVLSVVAQGLKSEVTVELDGSPLTFTVSVPGRHYAHNAVAALAAGAALGIPAAELAPAIASYTGVKRRLQLKGEAAGVQVIDSYAHHPTEMSADLEAMRAAAGDARILVVFQPHLFSRTQELGKEMGESLSLADASVVLDIYPAREDPIPGVTSELIIEAARAAGADVTPVHDKAEVPAVVAGMAKPGDLVLTMGAGDVTDLGPEILTRLSN